TTGATAGTCTTTttgggtcttttttttctttttgaaaactGCAGTAATCAGTATTTTATACATATTCCAATGGTGGACTGATCAGGAAGAACATACCCCTGATTTATCAAGACTCTAAATTGCTAGCAAACACCTACACATCCACTTACAGATACAGAGATAACCTGAGGATTCCTTGGAGAGTGTCTGGGCTGAACATAAATCACCACTGAGCCTCAATCAGTTTGGTGTTcaattaaattgaatttaaaatgtacttGCTAAAAGTGCTTGTATTTATCCAGAATGCAATTGATCCACAGGTGCCTGTTCTGCATTTCCCTAAGTCTGGGGAAGGGCtaagaaggaggaagagagactgGGTGATTCCCGACATCAATGTTGCTGAGAATGACAGAGGACCCTATCCCCTCAAAATAGTTCAAGTAAGAAGTACTGAAACCCTTTGTGATGTAGAAATGAGTTCACAATTACTTAAATGCTGCAGGATGTTGTGATGGAACCGGTGTGTGACTGGTTTCACTTCTTCAGCAGAAGAGGAAATTCgcttgtcatggcagctcacaagatcagaatagagtgcaaaaagtgtgccaaacagtttcaaaaatagaAAGAGTTATAAagtaacagttttaaaataaacattgttAAACTAGCTGAAGTGACTTAACTCATATTTGAAGGCTGAAACCTGCTTGTTGTTGGTTGTGGCTTTAATTTGGATTAAGTTGCTTCCTTCTGTTGAGTACATTGTAAGTTTGTTGTCTTTCCTTGCAATAACGAGAGCTAAGTTGTTCTAAGTTTCACCGTGGCTCATATGATGAAACAGTTCTTTAGAGATCACAAGATCACTGACTTAACAATACAGATAATAGaatgtaaaatattgtaaaCAGGCTACTCTTAGTTTCTGTACCTCAGTTTTAAATGTAGCGTTAAGTCAGAGACTTCTGTGCTCTTTTCTAACTTTTGAGCATTGTTTAACATATTGTAACTATTGTTGTAATCAGTAATATTGGTTTAAACAGTCTTGGTGTGTTTTATCCAGATCCGTTCCAGTGAAGATAAAGTAAAGAAGATCTATTACAGCATTACTGGTCCAGGAGCTGATCAGCCCCCTGTTAGACTGTTCACCATGGACAGAGACACTGGTAATCTGTATCTCACACAACCACTAGACAGAGAAGCACAAGCCAAGTACACGGTAAGGATCCTCTCTTTGCTGTtagttttaaacacacactttttgtccACCTACCAGGATCAATTGTAGTCGCAGGAAACATCTGAACACAGGGCTGCTGTAAATATAGCTCTAGTAATATAGAATGAAAGCATCTTTGTAGCTTATTCTTGCATGCGTAGTTTCActaatgtgtttgtctgtgtgcagtttCAAGCGCATGCTGTGGCAGAAGGCTCAGGAAATGCAGAGGATCCTATGGATATTATAGTCAATGTAATTGACCAGAACGACAACAAACCTATTTTCACTCAAAACACCTACCTGGGAGAAGTTGCTGAGGCCTCACCAAAAAGTACTGTCAGCGGATTTCATCCAAGTCTGAAAAGATGTCCTCTCTTGTAAAAGTGAAACATACTGTTGAACATGAAGAGAAAGCCAGAGCTGCTACTGTTCGTAATAAACTTTGATATAGTAGTATCCATAGTGTACACAGGACAACTGTTAGAGCTATTgtcaggatggagagaaagCTTGCATACTTGTTCTTGCATGGCTATATTTTGTAAGTCATTCTCTGAATGTTCTGAATGCTTTTTGTAGCCTCTGTACTGAATTTACACTTctgactcatttttttttcagattttgagGTGATTACGGTTGTGGCCACAGATCTAGACCAGCCAAATACTGACAACTCAGATATCCGGTACCGCATTATAAGCCAGGACCCAGAGTTGCCCAGTGAGTCGTTGTTTGTCATCAACTCTGTCAGTGGAGCCATCAGAGTCAATGCTGTTGGGCTAGACAGAGAGGTGAGgcttttaaaactttaaaatgtttctgtctgcatttgCACCTAtaatagaaaaatatgtttgtaaTATGTATATAAGAAACTGTACAATGTTCCAGTCAGCCTGGAGTATTTGTAATTTGAACTTttccatttattcattaataaGTAAGTAATTAGTACCACAATGAGAACTATTTCCATATCACTGTTTTgtaacacattttctcaaaagtcagaaatgtttttgtgaattcTGCTCCAACcgaatataaataaaatattaagcCATCCAGCTAATGTGTTATAAAcactttctgtgtctcttctaATAGAAATACCCAAAGTACACTCTGGTGGTAGAAGCAGCAGACATGGTCGGAGAAGGCTTGTCTGGGCAAGCGAAAGTAATCCTAACTGTCACAGATAGTAACGACAATGCTCCAGCCTTCACTCAGAATTCTGTAAGTACAACATATTTGCGACTGGAAATTTACTGTTTGCTAACCCTCTCCCCCTGATATAAATTGTCCTGGTTACCTAGTTATCATAACGAGGCACAGCAGATCTGTCAGTCTCCAGAGTTTTGACATTGTGGTTCAGGAAGTGGAGCAGTCTGTGAGGACATAGCTGTCATTTCTACAAAAAAATTgccaaaacatcacatttctgctttgagCATCTTCACTGAACAAACTGTGCATCATTATATTTACAAACACATGGCACTGCACTGCTGCTTTACATCTCTTTAGTGCTGGCAAACCTTTCTTGattacttcctgtttctttacCACACCCTTGAGCATGGCCTGAACATTGCTGCCACATTGTGGTCTGTATTAATGagaatgttgtcattttttcacctctccaaaaacacaacacaaaaattgCAAGGAGCTGAATGAATTGTATCTTTATCTGCTCATGTGTGAGAACTTTTACAGCTATAGCTTTTTTAGTAATGTTACTTTCAGTGGCAAGAGGTTACTTATAATTAGCATTTAACTGGGATTTATTATGGTGCCTGACTCAGTATCTACCGGAGGACtagtagatttaaaaaaaaaaataacactgccAAGAACATTTTTACTGGCCTAAATGCATATTGATGTATGACTTTACTATTTAATTAGAAATGTTATCAACAGTTAACTGATCATTTCCTCATTGAACTGACGAACATTTAGTCAGTTTTATATGCTCAACCTAAGTCTTTGTTTAGGGTCCTTGTTTCCCTGTTTGTGTCACTTCCACACTTTTAATACATCCCTTGCATTTTCCCAGTATGAGGCAACAGTTGCAGAAAATAAAGTGGACGCTCAGGTCATTACGATATCGGTGacagatggtgatgatgaacATTCTCCGGCCTGGAATGCCAAGTTCAAGATTGTTGATGGTGATCCTGGAGGacttttcactgtgaaaacagcaaCTAACAAACAACAAGGAATCATTTCTACTGCCAAGGTAGGAACTAAATCTTGAATTCTCAAATAAGCCACAATGTTTAAGATAACTTTTTATTACTCAATCACTGTTGTGTATATGATAAAGCTTAGAGGGAATTTTGGCTTTAGTTTAGCAGAATGAGTTACaagacatttgtgttttctttctattCAACCAGGGTCTTGACTTTGAGAAGAGCAGCAAGCACACTCTGTTGGTTACAGTGGAGAATGAGATTCCTTTTGCTACTCCACTGCCCACTGCCACCGCAACAGTGATGGTGAAAGTGCAAGATGTCAATGAAGCTCCAGTCTTCGATCCAGTAGAGAAGCTTGTGTCAAAAGCGGAAAACCTTCCTGTCGACAGTGATGTGGTGCTGTACACTGCTTCTGATCCAGACACTGCACGCAAACAGAACATCACGTAAGCTCAATTTACGACACACTTTTTTGTGTtgaattgtattgtatttaagaGCTTATCGTTGTTAGAGAAAATTGGAAAGAAGAAATTTGTTAAACAAGCTTTAGCTGACAATTCTTTAATCTCTAGTGCAATTTCTGGCACATCCTTTCGCTAACACTTGAATACTACATAGTTCTTATCTTAAACATCAGACAAGGAACCGACATAactatgtaaaacaaaaattaaagttaaataaactttaataaataaaaaatcctttttgacatatactcagTTGATATTGAGTGGGTGATGTTGATAggtgcttattctgaatttgatgtcaGCAACATGTTTCTAACAAGCTGGGTAACACAAGACTGGGATAATTGTAGATTGCACAAAAaaacctgtttggaacattaaACAGACAGATTAATTGTTAATGGCCGAGAGTATAATGATTGGGTGTGAAAGGGGCTTTGTTAAATCTGTTGTTCACAAGCAAAAATGGGGGTACAGCCCCCCTGCGACCatgacggataagtggtatagaaaatggatggatgtttctgtgtttctataCAGCATGTTGCGTCAGGGGTAGGAGAGTATCTCATATTCACCTCTCAGTTGTTGATGCTCTGGCCGACGTTCACTGTCAGCATTACCAATCATGTTCAGTCCTGTTTTAGTATGTGTTAAGTGTGGCTCCCAAACAGATTCCTGAGcatttgaacaaataaaaagtacaaagtGAAAAGTCTTAAGCTTAAATTGCTCTCATGTCCAagcaaaacacaggaaacacattcagtgtatttaataAATATCAACTGAATGTTACTCAGTTAGTCCATGAACGAACCATAGTTGCAATCATCCCaatgtgattattttgtttatatccAGGTATAGAATTATTAGAGACCCTGCAGGCTGGCTGAATGTGGAGAAAGAGACGGGTCTGATTAAGGTCAAAAGCATCATGGACCGAGAGTCCTCCTTTGTCAAGGACAACAAGTACATAGCACTCATTGGTGCATATGATGACGGTAGGTTGGAGACAAGTCTTACACTTGTACATGCTCATCTAGTTTACAGCGTTTATGGCCAAAAATTGTGATCTAAAAACTGACTTTATTTTACTCtttgtaatataatatattttatttagagtgtattttattctccacgtgtgtgattgtgtgtttgtctgttgttctcTAGATGACGTCCCAGCCACAGGAACTGGTACTCTAATGATCCAGCTTGAGGATGTCAATGACAACGCACCCACCATTGAGGAACGAACAATTCGGGTGCGTATGCTGTCCCAATTGTTACACAGATGATTTTTGAGCGGTcttaatgtaaatgaaaagcaagatTGAGATGTACAATTACGTGATGACCGTTGTTTCAAATATATTGATAGTCAAGATGTGATTAAATTAAGTGAAATTAGTTTTTAAAACTCGTACCTTTGCACTTGTACCTTTCATGCATTTTTGTCGTTGACCTTGTAGTATTTATAAGCTGGATATAACTTGCTCATTAGTAGGACCAGGCTTGTAATTTGAGCAATTATAATACTTTCATTTGCTTGATTCCTGGCAACTGACTTAGTGAGAAGTGGTGCCTCCTCAGTTTATCATCAGTAAATCTCTTTAATGCTGAATGCAAACAACACTTTACTTCACAAATAAGTGAATGGAAAAAGTCTTAATAGTAGCATCTCTATTTGTTTAAAAACTTCAGTACATCTGCTGAAATGTCATCAGAATTATGGGACATGGattctgtgtgcattttttgtGCTTGACTTTTTGTTGTAGCAATATTTATACTCTTCTTCTACTGGCCAGGTCACTCAAAAGTGatctatttttttcatgttcatgagAATTTTAGCTAGTTAAGAAAAGAGATATGCAATAATCAGCATAAGCAAtttcatattgtgttttttccaggTGTGTAACAAGGAATCAGCTCCTCAGTTGCTGTCAGTAACAGATAAAGATGGACCAGGCTTTGCTGCTCCATATAGCGTCTCCTTACAGGGCATGTCAAAGAACAACTGGACCGTTAGAATGAACAACTCCAGTATGTAAAATATACAACTTTAAAGCCTTTTCTGCTccctgatgtgtgtttttttttttgtttgttttttttttatttttatttttagcagttAGTGAAGCGTAAACATCTCCCTTCCTTGTGGGGGGGGAATAAACTTTctttaagatttttaaaaatctccaCAATGTATAATAGGATCAAGAAAGAGAGGTAAAAGTATTTTCAGTTGTTCAGTTGCTGAAAGTTTTCCTCATTGTTatttcagagtgtttttctAATACACaaaaagtttaatattttcctctcttaaaaataattcattagtttttttaatcagaaatgaaAGTCAGAAATGCTTCAGTGTAACTAAGATTGGAAATCATTTGATCATCCCTAATGCTGCATATTTACCAGGAATCTAGTTTGTTGAAAAAAGGCATTCAGAAAATCTGTCTTTCACTTGATGAGCGTTTCTGTCAAAATATTGTTGAATTATACAGAACTAAGGTTATATTCCTCTGTGTTCCTCTTTGTTGCAGAAACAGGCATCATTCTGAATTTAGCCACTGAACTGGCCAGTGGAGATTACACTGTGGTCCTAAGGGTTTCAGATAACCTAGATTTACACCAGGACAGCACTGTCCAGGCCacagtgtgtgactgcagtggGGAAGAAGTGCGATGCCAAGGGCGTATTGCAGGAGGTACCGAACTTCCCGTAATCCTGGGAATACTGGGAGGCATCCTGTTGCTGCTCAGTAAGTCTGATAtttgttaaatgtgaaaagttGCTTATCATAATTCCTGGGACTGTAGGTGTGAATTTTTGCTTAGAAGCTGGCGATAAAACTTTGCATCACAACAATGCTTGGAACCTTGCGACAAATTTCACTCATATTTCAGCAGGACCAAATTAAAAACCTGCAAACCTCCAAACCTGCAATGGGGTACCCATGATGCAGTCGACTTACTCTGTAGGGCACTGTGTTTGGATCAGATGTAGACATCAAGTGAAAGCTCTGTGTTCCAGTGATATTGAAAACTCAAAAGAAACTtacccaaaaaaagaaaaaaagacagactaAAGATGGAGTATACTGTTTACTCAGTATAAGGATTATGTAATGTTTATTTGGTTTAGAATGTTGTTGTTGGTGAGTTCAAGTAGCCAGAGAGAAAATTCCTCCACTTATGAGGTAAAATGTTTGAAGGCTAAGGGTGctgaaatgttgcatttgtgtgGGACTGTTTTCAGAAAGAGTTTAATCCACAGTTTGTGCTCAAATGAGTATTTGAGGCATCACAACCATGTATGTGGGATCAGTGTGGTGACTATGGTAACTCTTCTGCTTATAGGCTTAGCTCTCACCCTTTCCCTTCTCTGCTCTATAGGAAATGGTTGGACATATTGTGACTTAATCATGTACATGTGTTGTGTTAAgctttgtgctgtttattttcagtgctagtgttgcttcttctgctgtttgcaagacggagaagaggagagaagaaggaacCTCTTCTGCAGGACAACGATATCAGAGACAACATCTATTACTATGATGAAGAGGGAGGCGGCGAGGATGATCAGGTTCTTTAAGATAGTGGTGGATAGTATAAATAGTTTAgtctaataaatacataaacaactTTATTAAAGGCTGCAATCGTATAAAGTAAAGGAGCAGCCACAAACGTACCTTAGTTTCAAAAAGGCTACCCAGGCTAGCAGTTTGCTACTGTGGGTGCATACTGTATGCTAACATTAATGACTTGGCCACTGACCAAGTGTCAGTTGTGGCTGGTGCAGCAACTAGTTTTTCAACTTGTGCTGTGTATTGAGAGTGCAGTCTATCATTGTCATTGTTAACTATATCCGAATACCTCATCCCTCACTCGCAtctaagaaaataaagaacatgACTGTCAAGCCCACATGTTAGTATTGGAATTGGCTGCCCTTTCTCTGCCATTCTTATGTGACTATTTTGCTAATGACAACAatatagggttagggttaggactATATATTGGAACAATTATAAGTTTTCTGGTATTTGgtctctgtacaccaccactttaaatttgaaatgtgaagTGAAGATTTGCAGGTGTGGCATTAAGCATTTgggaattacagccatttttatacgGCCACTCCCAattttggtggctcataaattATGGAACAGGTGGGGAAACTGCTCAGTGAATCATGTGAATCATCAATGTGTCCCCCGGGAGCATAGGCatatagcagcgtagctatgataaagattaaagactaagagtTAGCAGCTGCTTCCGCAGTAGGGGTGCCAGATAGCTAAAGGCTTGTCCTCCCATTCAACTTTTAGGAATTCTGGGAACTaaaagtaaacctgcactctgtgatctgaatgttctattgggaatatacgggactattagatcctgcaggtatagTGGAactagtccatttagggccttatatgtaagtaggagaatttcaaagtctattctgaaaaaaaaaaccctctgatTTTACCAGACGCCAGTGAGGAGAAGCTAAGAcaggggagatatgatcccttttgctgattcctgccaaaactctagctgctgcattctggatcagtgTAGGCTGTAAttggagtaatttggacatcctgataataatgagttgcagtagtccagcctagaagtaacaaaatgACGGGTTTTTCAGCATCATTCTGAGAGAggatgctcctaatcttagcaatattacggaggtgaaagaaggcggaCTTAGAGCTCTATTTAATATGATGGATAAAtaacatgtcctgatcaaaaataacgCCGAGGTTACAGtcatactggaggccaaagtaatgccgtccagagagagaatattatcagctattctagttctgagaTGTGTCTGactaatggctctgtttcttcaggctttatggataagtacagctgggtATCATCAGCACAACAGTGAAATTTTATGCCATGTCTCTGAATgatatttcctagagggagcatgtataaggtgaagagGATCAGCCCGAGCACTGAACGCTGTGGAACCCTTGTACGTAAAGAGGaaggcagcactgagatccagcaGAACAAGTATAGAGACAAGTCCGTGGTCTGATGACATTAGGAGGTCATTAGTAACTTTaagcagtgctgtttctgtgctgtgatggactctgaaaccagactgaaacacttcagacAGACTGTTCCTatgtaggtgatcagttaactgttTAGCAACCACCCTTTCAAGGATCTTAGAAAtaaacgggaggttggatatcggtctatagtttgctaagatgtctggggcaagtgaaggttttttaagtaaatgtctgataacagcagtgtTAAACGCCTGTgatacataacctgttgttaaagacaagttgagcTGATCTAATATGGAAGCGCCAGTCAGAGGAAAGACGTCcttgggttagatttattaatacTGGAGGTTAGCGCAGGGAGGTCTAAGGGCAAGAAGCTGTCCAGAGGTGGAttaggactaaaagaggtttctaaagatggcagtataATGGTTATCGTGGAGAGATctggattgattttttttctctaatcttAGTGATTTTATTAgtgaagaaactcataaagTTTTCACTACTAAAAGCTGCAGGAacacaaggctcaacagagctgtgactctttgtcagcctggctacagtgttaaagagaaaacgtgggttgttcttgttttgctctattaatgatgaataataagctgttctggctttatgaACAGCCTTTTTATACATCAGTAAACTATCtctccaggccctctgggattcaactgagttagaggagtaccacttcctctccatccatcttgaGACCTGCTTCAATGTTCggatatttgaattataccacgGAGCTAGCCtctatgatttgtaaccttcttttTTAGTGGGGCAACCAtgtctaaaactgtgtgtagagtggctgcagtgttgttgacaaatcAGTTTCTAcaggagtaatatttaaatcgGTGcgctctgttgtactggtacatggtgctgaagggagTTGTGATGGGATTgccctaaatctgtctacagtattcTCAAAGAGGCATCTGCTATGGtaaacctttttgttgtgtgctgttgggtctgttagagttagttcaaaagtTATAAGTGAGTGGTCTGAAAGGAGATGGTTTTGAGGGGCAGCTAACTAGACTgttctaggccgtaggtgagaatGACATCAagggtgtgattatgacagtgtgttggttcatttaccATCTGAAagaaacctattgaatctaagagtgaattAAAGGCTGTCTGTCAGAGTCGATGTCCATATAAATGAATCcatacacaacaactaataaaactggcttttctgacttccagttttggtgagacaggctaagagtgagactctcaaatgaactatggATAGTTTTAGGTTTGggattaatctgaagactggagtggtagattcCTTCcacatgatagttaatataactAGACAtagttgattcatttaaactaacatactctTCATCCTGTAACCAACTCAGTGAGACAAAATATATCATATAcctcctggcctcgaccctgggttgtcatGGGGTTGgctgtctaataaacttggctatATTGGTAGAACTAAGAGCCGCACAACCCCACGTGGTCATCCCACGTGCCGTCTCTCCTAataaggccaggttttccccagaaaaaaaagtgatggaaCCAGAATTAACTTGTACCAGAATGATAGGAAGAGAAAAGTATGGAGAAGGAAAGGGACAGCTCATGATACCAAGTATACCccacatcatctgtcaaacatggtggaggcagTGTTATAGCATGGGTATGTATGGCTGCCAGTGGAAGTGGGTCAGTGGTGTTTATTGATGACCTGACTATTGTTAAAGGTAGCAGGATGAATTCTGAAGTACTTAGTACTATACTTCtgtaaaatgatgaaaactgatagGGCGCTGCTTCATATTGCAGATGAATAATCACCCAAACCATACAGCAAAGGCAACCCAATACTTgttcaaagcaaagaaatgggATATTCTTCTCTAGCCAGGTCAGTCACCAAgcttttcacttactgaagacAAGACTAAAGGCAGAACTACAAACAAGCAAGagctgaaggcagctgcagtaaagttctggcaaagcatctcaaaggaATCAAACTTGTCATGTTGATGGGTTCCAGACTTCAGGCAGGTCATTGAATGCAAAGGATTTTCATCCAAGTAATAAAAACAGCCcttatttgtaattatgttagtTAGTTCCATaatttatgagccaccaaaaatgggggtgggtgtatgaaaatggctgtaattcccAAATGGTTAaagccacacttttgtcaaacccattaaattaaacttgcaagtcttcactttgctcacatcttgagtgtttcatttcaaaatcgTTGTGGAGGTGTACAtaggccaaatgccaaaaaacctAAACTTGTTCCAATATACATGGACCTAACTGTATATCCACCTACCACTGTGGAAAACAGTCATGCGTCATCAGTGCACAGGCATAGTCAAAATGTATAGTTAGGCAGATACGTAAAATGAGCGGCAGCAGGTTTGACCTGAATGGAATGATCAGATGGGCCTGCTACAACCACAGATGCCGTTTTTGTCTGACCATTTGATTTGTGTGaccatttgatttattgatctGATTGATTGCTTTTGGGATTTGAAGAGATTTTctacaaatacaacaaaaatgctaaaataactaaaatcaTTTAGCTCCAATCTTAGCTTTAAAAGTGGTATTCATAATTCATACGCTGTTGTCATTTAAAAGaataagcagcattttaaaggtTGTCATAATTCAGGTGGAGTTAATATTGATATGAAATATTGATTTGCAAAGTAACTATAGttttcagataaatgtagtgcagAAAAAAGTAAGTATTATGAAATATGTTCTCCACCAGGACTACGACCTGAGTGTTCTACACCGTGGTCTGGACA
This region of Scatophagus argus isolate fScaArg1 chromosome 10, fScaArg1.pri, whole genome shotgun sequence genomic DNA includes:
- the LOC124066483 gene encoding B-cadherin-like isoform X16, yielding MLIFKMATKILKQHTRLGKVGFTDCTDRTRFPFISNDRRVMIKTDGTLMVRRPVFINEGHWEFLIHSWDSQGHKMTLPVRVLHKEKQQDHHYLAEVDSATNSEVPVLHFPKSGEGLRRRKRDWVIPDINVAENDRGPYPLKIVQIRSSEDKVKKIYYSITGPGADQPPVRLFTMDRDTGNLYLTQPLDREAQAKYTFQAHAVAEGSGNAEDPMDIIVNVIDQNDNKPIFTQNTYLGEVAEASPKNFEVITVVATDLDQPNTDNSDIRYRIISQDPELPSESLFVINSVSGAIRVNAVGLDREKYPKYTLVVEAADMVGEGLSGQAKVILTVTDSNDNAPAFTQNSYEATVAENKVDAQVITISVTDGDDEHSPAWNAKFKIVDGDPGGLFTVKTATNKQQGIISTAKGLDFEKSSKHTLLVTVENEIPFATPLPTATATVMVKVQDVNEAPVFDPVEKLVSKAENLPVDSDVVLYTASDPDTARKQNITYRIIRDPAGWLNVEKETGLIKVKSIMDRESSFVKDNKYIALIGAYDDDDVPATGTGTLMIQLEDVNDNAPTIEERTIRVCNKESAPQLLSVTDKDGPGFAAPYSVSLQGMSKNNWTVRMNNSKTGIILNLATELASGDYTVVLRVSDNLDLHQDSTVQATVCDCSGEEVRCQGRIAGGTELPVILGILGGILLLLMLVLLLLLFARRRRGEKKEPLLQDNDIRDNIYYYDEEGGGEDDQDYDLSVLHRGLDNRPEVFRNDVVPSFMPAPQYRPRPANPEEIGNFIDHNLKAADNDPTAPPYDSLLVFDYEGGGSDAGSLSSLNSSSSGDQDYDCLNEWGPRFKKLADMYGGGDDML
- the LOC124066483 gene encoding B-cadherin-like isoform X11, with translation MGSIQLVILVILTIVFQASVFVTAEKPACVPGFTSDMLIFKMATKILKQHTRLGKVGFTDCTDRTRFPFISNDRRVMIKTDGTLMVRRPVFINEGHWEFLIHSWDSQGHKMTLPVRVLHKEKQQDHHYLAEVDSATNSEVPVLHFPKSGEGLRRRKRDWVIPDINVAENDRGPYPLKIVQIRSSEDKVKKIYYSITGPGADQPPVRLFTMDRDTGNLYLTQPLDREAQAKYTFQAHAVAEGSGNAEDPMDIIVNVIDQNDNKPIFTQNTYLGEVAEASPKNFEVITVVATDLDQPNTDNSDIRYRIISQDPELPSESLFVINSVSGAIRVNAVGLDREKYPKYTLVVEAADMVGEGLSGQAKVILTVTDSNDNAPAFTQNSYEATVAENKVDAQVITISVTDGDDEHSPAWNAKFKIVDGDPGGLFTVKTATNKQQGIISTAKGLDFEKSSKHTLLVTVENEIPFATPLPTATATVMVKVQDVNEAPVFDPVEKLVSKAENLPVDSDVVLYTASDPDTARKQNITYRIIRDPAGWLNVEKETGLIKVKSIMDRESSFVKDNKYIALIGAYDDDDVPATGTGTLMIQLEDVNDNAPTIEERTIRVCNKESAPQLLSVTDKDGPGFAAPYSVSLQGMSKNNWTVRMNNSKTGIILNLATELASGDYTVVLRVSDNLDLHQDSTVQATVCDCSGEEVRCQGRIAGGTELPVILGILGGILLLLMLVLLLLLFARRRRGEKKEPLLQDNDIRDNIYYYDEEGGGEDDQDYDLSVLHRGLDNRPEVFRNDVVPSFMPAPQYRPRPANPEEIGNFIDHNLKAADNDPTAPPYDSLLVFDYEGGGSDAGSLSSLNSSSSGDQDYDCLNEWGPRFKKLADMYGGGDDML
- the LOC124066483 gene encoding B-cadherin-like isoform X12, whose protein sequence is MGTIRLWILVILIIVFQASVFVTAEKPTCVPGFTSDMLIFKMATKILKQHTRLGKVGFTDCTDRTRFPFISNDRRVMIKTDGTLMVRRPVFINEGHWEFLIHSWDSQGHKMTLPVRVLHKEKQQDHHYLAEVDSATNSEVPVLHFPKSGEGLRRRKRDWVIPDINVAENDRGPYPLKIVQIRSSEDKVKKIYYSITGPGADQPPVRLFTMDRDTGNLYLTQPLDREAQAKYTFQAHAVAEGSGNAEDPMDIIVNVIDQNDNKPIFTQNTYLGEVAEASPKNFEVITVVATDLDQPNTDNSDIRYRIISQDPELPSESLFVINSVSGAIRVNAVGLDREKYPKYTLVVEAADMVGEGLSGQAKVILTVTDSNDNAPAFTQNSYEATVAENKVDAQVITISVTDGDDEHSPAWNAKFKIVDGDPGGLFTVKTATNKQQGIISTAKGLDFEKSSKHTLLVTVENEIPFATPLPTATATVMVKVQDVNEAPVFDPVEKLVSKAENLPVDSDVVLYTASDPDTARKQNITYRIIRDPAGWLNVEKETGLIKVKSIMDRESSFVKDNKYIALIGAYDDDDVPATGTGTLMIQLEDVNDNAPTIEERTIRVCNKESAPQLLSVTDKDGPGFAAPYSVSLQGMSKNNWTVRMNNSKTGIILNLATELASGDYTVVLRVSDNLDLHQDSTVQATVCDCSGEEVRCQGRIAGGTELPVILGILGGILLLLMLVLLLLLFARRRRGEKKEPLLQDNDIRDNIYYYDEEGGGEDDQDYDLSVLHRGLDNRPEVFRNDVVPSFMPAPQYRPRPANPEEIGNFIDHNLKAADNDPTAPPYDSLLVFDYEGGGSDAGSLSSLNSSSSGDQDYDCLNEWGPRFKKLADMYGGGDDML
- the LOC124066483 gene encoding B-cadherin-like isoform X13; the encoded protein is MGSIQLVILVILTIVFQASVFVTAEKPTCVPGFTSDMLIFKMATKILKQHTRLGKVGFTDCTDRTRFPFISNDRRVMIKTDGTLMVRRPVFINEGHWEFLIHSWDSQGHKMTLPVRVLHKEKQQDHHYLAEVDSATNSEVPVLHFPKSGEGLRRRKRDWVIPDINVAENDRGPYPLKIVQIRSSEDKVKKIYYSITGPGADQPPVRLFTMDRDTGNLYLTQPLDREAQAKYTFQAHAVAEGSGNAEDPMDIIVNVIDQNDNKPIFTQNTYLGEVAEASPKNFEVITVVATDLDQPNTDNSDIRYRIISQDPELPSESLFVINSVSGAIRVNAVGLDREKYPKYTLVVEAADMVGEGLSGQAKVILTVTDSNDNAPAFTQNSYEATVAENKVDAQVITISVTDGDDEHSPAWNAKFKIVDGDPGGLFTVKTATNKQQGIISTAKGLDFEKSSKHTLLVTVENEIPFATPLPTATATVMVKVQDVNEAPVFDPVEKLVSKAENLPVDSDVVLYTASDPDTARKQNITYRIIRDPAGWLNVEKETGLIKVKSIMDRESSFVKDNKYIALIGAYDDDDVPATGTGTLMIQLEDVNDNAPTIEERTIRVCNKESAPQLLSVTDKDGPGFAAPYSVSLQGMSKNNWTVRMNNSKTGIILNLATELASGDYTVVLRVSDNLDLHQDSTVQATVCDCSGEEVRCQGRIAGGTELPVILGILGGILLLLMLVLLLLLFARRRRGEKKEPLLQDNDIRDNIYYYDEEGGGEDDQDYDLSVLHRGLDNRPEVFRNDVVPSFMPAPQYRPRPANPEEIGNFIDHNLKAADNDPTAPPYDSLLVFDYEGGGSDAGSLSSLNSSSSGDQDYDCLNEWGPRFKKLADMYGGGDDML